The region TGGCGGCGGAGGTCGAACTCGATTATCTTCCGTTAGTGCCGGAGTATATTTGGCAGTCCAAAACCGGGGGACAGGTGTAACGGCCAGAGCCGCAGTTGCCGATAGCAGTTGGAGTATGGCTTGCACTTAGCGATAAGGATCTATGACAGGGAGGTGTGAATTTGTTCGATCGAACTGAAATTTCATATTACATTATGGCCGCGTGGATCATCGGCTTGGCTGCGATGACGGTGTTATTTAATTTTGCCATTCCCCACCGGGAAATGAACAACAGAATCGATGCCTTGACCAGCCAAATCGAGGTCGGCGAATGGCAAACCGCCGCCAATGAAGTGGAAGTTATCAAGATGCTGTGGGAGAGGAATAGGTTTATTATTCAACTGGCCAACGCCAGTGAAGAGATGGTGGTCTTTGAAGAGCGCCTGGGGGAACTGGGGCAGGCTGTAAAACATAGAAATTCGGCAACTCTGCCGTCGGCAGGGGCGCTGAAAAAAATGGCTGCATCGGTAACGGACCCCTTTCCGGGGCCGTAGAAAGAGAGGGAATTTTGGACGATTTTCTATCCTACACCGTCAGAGTCATTTTGATATTTGCTTTTACCTATTTCGCCGGCAGGATATTGCCTAAAAAGGCTATTGCCCAAATGACCGCTTATGAGTTCACGGGCGTGATGCTGTTCACAACCGTGGCCGCCGAACCGCTGGTCACGAAGGTGACTGTCAAAGCGGTGTACGGGCTCGGGTTGATAATTACGTTGATGTTGTTGGCGGCGCGGCTTTCGTTATGCAATAAACTGGTCCGCATAATGGAGCACCAGCCGTCGGTAATCATAAATAACGGGCAGATAGACGCTCGGGCGATGAAAGAAACCAGTATGTCGATGAACCAGTTGATGGGCTTGCTTCGCCAAAAGGGTTACGATAATGTGCAGAACATCGCGGCTGCGGTGATTGAACCGCAAGGCAATCTGTCCGTCATTCCCAAAGCCGGATTCAGGCCGGT is a window of Selenomonadales bacterium 4137-cl DNA encoding:
- a CDS encoding DUF421 domain-containing protein codes for the protein MDDFLSYTVRVILIFAFTYFAGRILPKKAIAQMTAYEFTGVMLFTTVAAEPLVTKVTVKAVYGLGLIITLMLLAARLSLCNKLVRIMEHQPSVIINNGQIDARAMKETSMSMNQLMGLLRQKGYDNVQNIAAAVIEPQGNLSVIPKAGFRPVQPDDLNLTPQPAGMCLPLIMDGQIIQPNLKYSDLTEDWLVQQLARQGVVDFKSLPLVQLDPSGKVLVIRSDAVERQ